Proteins encoded in a region of the Planococcus citri chromosome 1, ihPlaCitr1.1, whole genome shotgun sequence genome:
- the LOC135849709 gene encoding tubulin monoglutamylase TTLL4-like, with the protein MVFSSLIIGSSTVIETVFTPATFGSRVFHAKYQNPRTKLKNAAPDMLDFDIDFLDEKKQFEHPGIRHSLFPNVPPYIRFSYAPIKPFPLPIQSLIRWKNSSITPEIVRRVVRSTGFRLLDECRCWSGLWGNQMRNTDYPKLHEHQKFNHFPSTYHIGRKDSLWKNIKQMKQRYGDRKFDIAPPSFVLPEEKKAFRIQWENGAKDQCYILKPPASYRGEGIKIVSKLKQIPKNENYVAQKYIHDPYLINDTKFDMRLYILITSIDPLRVYLYDNGLARFASVKYSFNFRNLDNHFMHLTNYSINKENKKYQANSDVHARKGHKWTLNTLWKYLDEQNIDTGKLKEDLIELVVKTMISVEEPISKSASQNLKSRYNAFELFGFDVLLDKNLKPWLLEVNISPSLHSSSKLDIAVKVPLVLNVLNIVGFHIPVSKKYSEKEVALDLGARTNDRIWLDSRIYSMTVSNHEKYKHYSFAEPKRRNDYLNKILEDLTPEDVRILIAYEDELTQIGSFIKVFPTPDSHKYFKYFKKVSYYNLLLDAWETKYHIDREEGRNLLKTYCEKEQHLKVTRVNSAPHVF; encoded by the exons ATGGTTTTTTCCTCCCTCATCATCGGATCGTCGACGGTAATTGAAACAGTTTTTACGCCTGCAACTTTCGGTAGCCGAGTTTTCCATGCTAAATACCAAAACCCTCggaccaaattgaaaaatgccgCACCTGATATGTTAGACTTTGATATAGactttttggatgaaaaaaaacaattcgaacATCCCGGCATAAGACACAGTCTTTTTCCGAACGTACCTCCTTACATACGTTTCTCATACGCGCCCATTAAACCGTTTCCATTACCGATTCAGTCTCTGATACGATGGAAAAATAGCTCGATAACGCCCGAAATCGTTCGTCGAGTCGTCCGAAGCACCGGATTCCGCTTACTCGACGAATGCCGATGTTGGAGCGGCCTATGGGGAAACCAAATGCGAAACACCGATTACCCGAAGCTGCACGAGCATcagaaattcaatcattttcccaGCACGTACCACATCGGAAGGAAAGACTCGCTGTGGAAGAACATCAAGCAAATGAAACAGAGATACGGTGATAGGAAATTCGACATCGCACCCCCTTCGTTCGTCCTGCCCGAAGAAAAGAAAGCGTTTCGTATACAATGGGAAAACGGCGCCAAAGATCAGTGCTATATTTTGAAACCTCCGGCGAGCTATCGTGGCGAAGGCATTAAAATCGTCAGCAAACTAAAACAAATACCGAAGAATGAAAATTACGTTGCGCAGAAATATATTCACGATCCTTACTTGATCAACGATACTAAATTCGATATGAGACTGTACATCTTGATCACGTCGATCGATCCTCTTCGAGTGTATTTGTACGATAACGGTTTGGCTAGATTCGCCTCCGTTAAGTACTCgttcaattttcgaaacttgGATAACCATTTTATGCACTTGACCAATTACAGTATCAACAAGGAGAACAAGAAATACCAAGCTAATTCCGACGTGCATGCTCGAAAAGGTCATAAATGGACTTTAAACACGTTATGGAAGTACCTGGACGAACAGAACATCGATACTGGTAAGCTGAAAGAAGATCTCATCGAGCTAGTCGTTAAAACAATGATCAGCGTCGAAGAACCGATTAGTAAATCTGCCAGTCAGAATTTAAAATCCAG GTACAATGCCTTCGAACTGTTCGGTTTCGACGTGCTACTAGACAAGAACCTAAAACCGTGGCTCCTCGAAGTAAACATTTCACCATCGCTGCATTCGTCGTCAAAACTCGACATAGCTGTAAAAGTGCCATTAGTTCTAAACGTTCTAAACATCGTCGGATTCCATATCCCAGTCAGCAAGAAATACTCGGAAAAAGAAGTAGCTTTAGATCTAGGCGCACGTACCAACGATCGAATCTGGTTAGACAGTCGAATTTACTCGATGACCGTTTCGAATCACGAAAAATACAAACATTACTCGTTCGCCGAACCCAAGCGACGAAACGATTACCTCAACAAGATTCTGGAAGACTTGACACCCGAAGATGTCAGAATACTGATCGCGTACGAAGACGAACTAACGCAGATCGGATCGTTCATCAAAGTATTCCCGACGCCGGATAGTCACaagtattttaaatatttcaaaaaagtaagctATTATAATTTACTACTCGACGCTTGGGAAACGAAATATCATATAGATCGAGAAGAAGGCAGGAATCTGCTAAAAACCTATTGCGAAAAAGAGCAACATTTGAAAGTTACACGTGTTAATAGCGCGCCGCATGTTTTTTAA